ATTCTGGTTGCGGTATTCCAAAAGACATTGTTGAGAAATACGATGTAAAAATCATTCCTTTAAGAACTATCATCGATGGTAAGGAATATAATGAAGGTGAATTTTCTCAGGAATTTTTATACGAAAGAATGGATAATGGGGATGTGAAAACATCTCTTCCGAATCCTGATATTATAAGGAATACATTTGAAGAATTAATAAGAAACGGTAAAAAAAGAATAATTACATTTAATCTATCAGGGAGTATGAGTGGAACGTTTAATATATTTAGATTAGTTTCAAATGAAATTATGCAAAAATACGAAGATGTGGAGATAGTAAATATTGATACATTAAACATTTCTATTGGTGGAGGTTTGGTTGCATATAGAGCGGCGCAAATGATATTTGAGGAAGGAAAATCATTTGAAGAAGTTGCAAAGTGGGCTGATGAGTATAGATTTAAGTCAAAGATATTCTTCGTTATTCCAACATTGAAATATCTTGCCAAAGGCGGAAGAATAGGTAAGGTTTCAGCCAAAATAGGTGAAATGTTAAACATAAAACCCATTATTTCCAATAGTGATGAAGGAATATATTATACTGTTACAAAGGTTCGCGGATTAAAACGTTCATATGATAAAGTTTATCAGGAATTTTTAAAATTTGTAGATGGAAGAAAACATATGGCGGCAGTTTATATAAGTGGAACATCAAAAGAATTGGAAAAATTACAAAAAGATTTTGTAAAAAAGATTGAATCTTTGGAAAATAATATAGAAGTTCTTGTTGGTAAAGTTTCAAGCACTATTGGTGTTCATTCTGGACCGGATATGTTTGGAATAGCTGCATTAGTTCTTGAATAATTTGAAAGGGGTTTAATGTGAATAGGCCTTTATACGAAGAATTAAGACCAAAAAATCTGGAAGAGATAGAGGGAAATGATGAATTAAAAAAGATTTTAAAAAGATGGATAAAAACAAATAAATTAAAGTCGTTTGTTATATATGGACCACCGGGGTGCGGGAAAACCACGGTGGTTTCTGCGTTTTTAAATGAACTGGATAAAAATAAATACGAAATCCATAAAATTTCTGGAGCATTAGAAGGAGCAAAAACATTAAAAAATATAATTAATACAAAAAATCCCCTTTTCCAGAAACAAATTGTATTATTTGTTGATGAAATTCATCGCTTAAATAAGGCAGAACAGGATGTATTATTATTGCATGTGGAAAATGGAGACGTGGTTTTAATAGGCTCTACAACAGAAAATCCTTCTTTTTCCTTAAATCCTGCTTTGCGTTCGAGGGTATTGTTATTTGAAATAAAACCGTTAGATACAGGAGAAATAAAAAATATTTTGGAAAAAATAAAGAAGAAATATAATATGACCTATTCGGAACAATTGCCAGAAATTCTTAAAGAGATATTTGGTCATGATATAAGACAAATGATAAATATATTAGAAGCTTTAATTGACATAGGAGAAAAAAATATAACCCCTGAAACGTTAAGTAAAATAAACTCTTCGTACAGGGGATTTTCAAAAGAAAATAAATATGATGCTATTTCAGCTTTTATAAAGAGCATTCGTGGAAGTGATCCTGATGCGGCGGTTTTTTATCTTGCATATATGCTCGAAAATGGAGAGGACCCTGTATATATAGCAAGAAGATTAATGATTCTTGCAGGTGAGGATATAGGACTTGCGGATCCGATGGCATTAAATATAGCAGTTTCAGCATTTATTGCTACAAAAGAAATTGGCTATCCTGAATGTTTATATCCTTTAACAGAAGCAACGTTATATTTATCATCAGCGCCAAAATCCAATACTGTAATGAAGACATATTTTAATGCTAAAAATGCAATAAATGAAAAATTTGAAATTCCTTTGAAATTGAGAAATCCAGTAACTAAATTTATGAAAAATAAAGGGTATGGCAAAGAATATAAATATCCTCATGATTTTGGCGGTTTTATAAAAGATACGTATCTTCCTGATAAATTGGAAAATAAACAATTCTTTAATCCCAGAGAAATTGGTTTTGAAGGGAAAATAGCTCAAAGATTAAAAAAGTTATGGAAAGGTATTAAAGACTATTAATCTTTATTATCGTTAAAAATTTCATTTATAATTTCGATTTTATAGTTATCTGTTACTTTAAAAATTATTTTTTTGTTGTATAATATTATGCTGATTATGTCACCAGGTTTTACTTCGTACGAAGGTTTTAATGTTTTTTCATTTTTTAATATTTTACCAGCCTTTGCCAATTCATTGGCTACAGTTCTTCTTTTGATAATTCTATTTACCTTTAAAAATTTATCCAATCTCATAAAAACACCCCCAAAAATATATTAATTGAAAAAATTCCTTGACATAAAAGACTAAAATAATTATAATATATTTAGCGTGTAAAAATAATTAAAATATTTTAAAATATATATTATGAGGTGATAGAGTTGTCAGAGCCAGTTCTTATAGTCGAAAACTTAAAAACATATTTCGACATAGCTGAAGGAACAGTTAAAGCAGTAAACGGCGTATCCTTTACTTTAAATCCCAACGAATCATTAGGAGTTGTTGGGGAAACAGGTTCAGGAAAAAGTGTTACAATGAAGACCATTATGGGACTTATAAAAAAACCAGGCTATATTCCAGAAGGTAGAATTTTATTCTTAACTGATGAATTCAGTAAAGACGGTAAAAAAGAGTATGTTGATTTAACCAAACTTACCCCACAGCAATTTACACGCATTAGAGGAAGACATATTGCTATGATCTTCCAGGATCCAATGACATCCTTAAATCCGATGTATACTGTTGCTGATCAAATGATCGAAACTATTATGTATCATCAGAATGTTTCTGAATTAGAGGCAAGAAAAAGAGCTGTAGAATTATTAAGAAAAGTTGGAATTCCAAATGCAGACAAAAGAATAGATGATTATCCATTTCAATTCTCTGGAGGGCAAAGACAGAGAATCGTTATTGCTATAGGTTTATCATGTAATCCCGAATTATTGATTGCAGATGAACCTACAACAGCACTTGATGTTACAATTCAGGCTCAAATACTTGAGTTAATGAAAGATCTTCAAAATGAATTTAACACAGCAATGATATATATTACACATGACTTATCTGTTGTAGCTGAAATAGCAGATAAGGTTATGGTTATGTATGGTGGTAACCAGATGGAGGTTGCCGATGTAAATACAATCTTTGAAAAGCCAACACATCCATATACAAATATGTTGCTTAATTGTATTCCAAGACACGACGCAAAAAAAGATGAATTGGAACCAATTCCTGGGCAACCGCCAATAATGCTCGATCCTCCAGATTTGTGTCCATTCTTGCCAAGATGTCCAATGGCAACGGAAAAATGTAGAAAAGCAAAACCAGATTTAAACGAACTTGAACCAGGACATTTTGTAAGATGTTGGAATCCTGTATTGGACGCAAAAATGGGAGGAGATAAATAATGCTTTTAAGAGTTAATAATTTAAAAAAATATTTCCCTATAAAACACGGATTTATTGTTGAAAAAACTGTAGGATATGTAAAAGCAGTTGATGATGTTTCATTTACTCTTGATAAAAATGAAACATATGGTCTTGTTGGAGAATCTGGTTGTGGTAAGACAACTATCGGTAAAACAATTTTAAGATTATATAATCAAACAGATGGTGAAATCTTTATTGATGACGAAGATACAAGTTATTTCTTCATGAAAAGATCAGAAGCAAGAAAGTATCTTCAAAAACATTATATAGATGTATTACATGAAGGAATAAAGGAAAAATCAGAATCAGAATTCTTAAAATCAATTCCAGATTATAAAAGAAAGTATTTTGAATACATTATAAAAAATGGTGAAGCAAGATTTATAAATTACATGCTTTCAGATTTAAAGCAAAAAAGAATGCATTTTAGAAGAAAGGTACAGATTGTTTTCCAGGATCCAACATCCTCATTGAACCCAAGAATGGCTGTTGGACAGATACTTGCTGAACCGCTTTTATTCCATGGTATTGCAAAAAACAAAAATGAAGCGTATGATATAGTTAGAGAAATACTTGTAAACGTTGGATTAAAAAAATACCA
This is a stretch of genomic DNA from Marinitoga piezophila KA3. It encodes these proteins:
- a CDS encoding DegV family protein; amino-acid sequence: MSEKEKIAIVADSGCGIPKDIVEKYDVKIIPLRTIIDGKEYNEGEFSQEFLYERMDNGDVKTSLPNPDIIRNTFEELIRNGKKRIITFNLSGSMSGTFNIFRLVSNEIMQKYEDVEIVNIDTLNISIGGGLVAYRAAQMIFEEGKSFEEVAKWADEYRFKSKIFFVIPTLKYLAKGGRIGKVSAKIGEMLNIKPIISNSDEGIYYTVTKVRGLKRSYDKVYQEFLKFVDGRKHMAAVYISGTSKELEKLQKDFVKKIESLENNIEVLVGKVSSTIGVHSGPDMFGIAALVLE
- a CDS encoding S4 domain-containing protein encodes the protein MRLDKFLKVNRIIKRRTVANELAKAGKILKNEKTLKPSYEVKPGDIISIILYNKKIIFKVTDNYKIEIINEIFNDNKD
- a CDS encoding ABC transporter ATP-binding protein translates to MLLRVNNLKKYFPIKHGFIVEKTVGYVKAVDDVSFTLDKNETYGLVGESGCGKTTIGKTILRLYNQTDGEIFIDDEDTSYFFMKRSEARKYLQKHYIDVLHEGIKEKSESEFLKSIPDYKRKYFEYIIKNGEARFINYMLSDLKQKRMHFRRKVQIVFQDPTSSLNPRMAVGQILAEPLLFHGIAKNKNEAYDIVREILVNVGLKKYHVDRYPHQFSGGQRQRIAVARAAILKPDLIILDEPTSALDVSVQAQIIKLLKDLQKELEAGYLFISHDLGVVRFISNYVGIMYLGRMVEYGDSDEIFDHYKHPYTEALLNAAPVPDPKKRRDRKQFIIQGQVPSPINRPSGCFFSPRCKYAFEPCSKKYPPYYKVGNNHFVSCYKYEAKS
- a CDS encoding ABC transporter ATP-binding protein, with protein sequence MSEPVLIVENLKTYFDIAEGTVKAVNGVSFTLNPNESLGVVGETGSGKSVTMKTIMGLIKKPGYIPEGRILFLTDEFSKDGKKEYVDLTKLTPQQFTRIRGRHIAMIFQDPMTSLNPMYTVADQMIETIMYHQNVSELEARKRAVELLRKVGIPNADKRIDDYPFQFSGGQRQRIVIAIGLSCNPELLIADEPTTALDVTIQAQILELMKDLQNEFNTAMIYITHDLSVVAEIADKVMVMYGGNQMEVADVNTIFEKPTHPYTNMLLNCIPRHDAKKDELEPIPGQPPIMLDPPDLCPFLPRCPMATEKCRKAKPDLNELEPGHFVRCWNPVLDAKMGGDK
- a CDS encoding replication-associated recombination protein A, producing the protein MNRPLYEELRPKNLEEIEGNDELKKILKRWIKTNKLKSFVIYGPPGCGKTTVVSAFLNELDKNKYEIHKISGALEGAKTLKNIINTKNPLFQKQIVLFVDEIHRLNKAEQDVLLLHVENGDVVLIGSTTENPSFSLNPALRSRVLLFEIKPLDTGEIKNILEKIKKKYNMTYSEQLPEILKEIFGHDIRQMINILEALIDIGEKNITPETLSKINSSYRGFSKENKYDAISAFIKSIRGSDPDAAVFYLAYMLENGEDPVYIARRLMILAGEDIGLADPMALNIAVSAFIATKEIGYPECLYPLTEATLYLSSAPKSNTVMKTYFNAKNAINEKFEIPLKLRNPVTKFMKNKGYGKEYKYPHDFGGFIKDTYLPDKLENKQFFNPREIGFEGKIAQRLKKLWKGIKDY